From the genome of Pelosinus fermentans DSM 17108:
ATTTTGCTAAATTTCTGCCCCAATTATTTACTGCGGTTACTGTTCCTCTCGTTGTGCTGTCAGTAGCATTTCCTCTTGATATCACTACAGGTATTATTTTATTGCTGACTGCGCCGCTGATTCCCGTTTTTATGATATTGATAGGACGTACAGCAGAACAGGTTAATAAGCGTCAGTGGGAGACCTTGTCCCGCCTGAGTGCTCATTTTCTGGATGTGCTGCAGGGCTTGACGGTGCTGAAAATTTTTGGACGCAGTATTGAGCAGATACAGGTCATTCATCGTATGAGTTCAGAGTTTCGTGATAAGACTCTTGGCGTGTTAAAAATTGCATTCTTATCCGCTTTGGTATTGGAATTAGTCGCAACGATTAGTACGGCCTTAGTGGCTGTAACCATAGGACTGAAGCTGCTGTATTATAAGATGGAGTTCAGCCAAGCATTTTTCTTATTGCTCTTGGCTCCTGAGTTTTATTTGCCTTTGCGTCAATTAGGTACTCATTTTCATGCAGGAATGGCTGGAAGTGCAGCAGCAGAACGTATCTTTGGAATTTTATCCTTGCCTAAAAGTTGGGATGTGAAGGAGAGGACGATCCCTCTGGCCCGGCAGCAGCAAATAAGTATTGCCTTTGAAAATGTACATTATGCTTATGACAATGGGGAACGCCTGGCATTAAATGGCGTATCTTTTGCAATAAAGCCAGGAGAGACCGTGGCTTTAGTCGGAGCCAGCGGCTCTGGAAAAAGTACGATCGCCAGTTTATTATTAGCATTTATGCACCCTGATAAAGGGCATATCACAGTCAATGATATGAATTTGACCGATATAAGACTAGAAGACTGGTTATCTCAGGTTGCTTTTGTGCCTCAGTCCCCTCACTTATTTTATAAATCAGTGGCGGATAACATTCGATTAGGGCGAGAGAATGCCAGCTTGGAGACGATCATGCAAGCGGCAAAAAATGCTGGTGCTCATGAGTTTATTATGGGGCTGCCAGAAGGCTATGATACTCTGGTGGGAGAAGGCGGACATGGATTAAGCGGCGGAGAGTGTAAGCGCTTAGCCATTGCCAGGGCATTTTTGCAGGATGCTCCTTTTTTACTGTTAGATGAAGCGACTGCAGGCCTGGATCCGCAAAGTGAAGCTGTAATTGATGAAGCGTTAAGCAGACTGATGCAAAAACGTACTGTATTAATTATTGCTCATCGACTAAGTACTGTGTACAAAGCTCATTGTATCGTGGTGCTTCATGACGGAAAACAGGCTGAAGCTGGACCCCATGAGGAATTAATGAAGAATCAGGGTTTATATTCTCAGCTGGTGTTGGCCTTTAGAGGTGAAAAATGAGTATATTCCTACGTTTATTGCAAATTATGGGTTCTTCTTGGCGGACCATGGTGATGGCAGGTCTCTTTGGTTTTTTAACCGTTGGGAGTAATATCGGATTGATGGCAGCATCTGCATATTTGATTTCTGGTGCTGCTTTGCATCCTTCCATTACAGAGTTATCCATTGCCATTGTGGGAGTGCGTTTTTTTGGAATCGCCCGGGCGATTTTTCGTTACTTAGAACGTTATGTTTCTCATGATGCCACATTTCGTTTGTTAGGTACCGTACGGGTATGGTTTTATACAAAGTTAGAAGGTTTAGCGCCAGCCCGGCTTTTGGAATGGAGAAGCGGTGAGCTTTTTAGTGCTATCGTTAGTGATGTGGAGACGCTAAAGGAATTTTATCTTCGGGTATTGGCTCCCCCTTTCATTGCCATTTTAGTGGTAGTTGGCACATGTTTGTTTCTGGCACAATTTAATTTGGTCTTTGTGTATGTACTAACCGGCGGAGGGATATTCCTTGGGGTACTCTTGCCCCTGGCCGTTTCTCGGGTACAAAAATCCTTGGCAGAGGAGTTAGTGACGGCGAGGATGCAGATGAAAGCCCAATTGGTGGATAGTATTACAGGCATTGTGGAGCTTGCTGCTTTTGGTCAGACTCACCGCCAAGCTCAGAATATTGCTGAACTTGATGAAGAATTGGCAGGGATTCAGGGCAAAGTGGTGAACCAGGCAGGGATGATCGATGCCCTGGGGTTATTTATCGTAAATGCTACGGTGTGGCTAGTCCTGTGGTTTGCAATACCCTTAGTACACAGTGGCCAGTTGGAGGGTATTTATTTAGCAGTTGTAGCCCTAACGGTGCAAAGCAGCTTTGAGGCTGTACTGCCCCTGCCATTGGCAGTACACTTTTTGGCTGAAAGCATGGCAGCCGCCAGACGGCTGTTTGGGATTGTCGACCGGGTACCGGCGGTTATTGAACAGACCGAAGGTATTTTAACCGGGACGGATGGGACGCTTACAGTAAAAGACTTGAGTTTTCGTTATCGTGCAGATGGGGCGGCAGTTTTGCGTAATATTTCCTTTACTGCTGCTTCTGGACAAAGTGTGGCGATTGTTGGTCCAAGCGGGGCAGGGAAAAGTACATTATTATACGTTTTGCTGCGCTTTTGGGAGTATGAAGAAGGAAGCATCCTTCTTGGCAGTCATGAGTTAAAGAAGTATCAGTCTCAAAATCTGAGGACGATGTTTAGTGTGGTATCCCAGCAAAGCCACATGTTTAATGCCAGCATTCGGGATAATATTTTACTGGCAAAGCCTGATGCCAGTGAAGCAGAGTTTGAGCAAGTAATAGAGAACTCAGAGCTGACAGAGCTGCTAAAATCTCTGCCCCAAGGTTCGGATACGATGGTGGGGCAGAATGGTTTTGCTTTATCCGGAGGGCAGCGTCAGCGCATTGCTATTGCCCGGGCTTTACTGCGGAATGCTCCTATTCTCATTTTAGATGAACCAACTGTTGGACTTGATTCTTTAACAGAAGAGGCTGTTATGGGGACTCTTGCCAAGTTAATGGCTGGGCGTACTACGATTTTGATCACCCATCGATTGACAGGTCTTAAGCATATGGATACTATTTTTGTGCTTGAGGCTGGGCGAATTATTGAGCAGGGGACTCAGGAAGAATTACTCAAAAATGAAGGTTTATTTTATCAGTTATGGCATTTACAGCATGATGTGGTATAATATTCAAGAAAAAGATTATATACGATGCATTAAAAAACTTGTATAGCAATTGTTATGCAATTAGAAATACATGTTAATTAGCAGTATATTATAGATTGCTTATGATAGGAGATGGAGTAGGAGATATGCTAGAGGCCTTATTTTCTGTAGAAAAAAATTGCCCTATTTGTCAAGAAACTTTCCAGGTAACACGGGTGCGGTCCCGCTTGGTAATGATGAAGCAGGATTCGGATTTTTGTTCTTATTATAAAGATATCAATCCTTATTATTATAAAATCTGGATGTGTCCCCATTGTGGCTATGCAGCACAGGATAATTATTTTGAAGAAATTCAGCCTGCGGCGGCAGAGCGCATACAAGGATTTTTTGCAGACCGGAATATAAAAATTGATTTAAGCGGGACACGCAGCAGGGAACAGGGCATTGTAAGCCATCAATTGGCGATTGTTTGTGCTGAATTGGCATCCGTTCCTGCCAGCAGATTGGCTGGACTGCATATGCGATTAGGCTGGCTGTATCGGGAGGCTAAAGCGGTAGAGCAGGAACAAGCTACTTTGCTTAAGGCAGTTGATTATTATGAGCACGCTTTGGACAATGAAAGTATGCCTGTGGGTCCAATGACGGAGTTGACGATTACCTATTTGATTGGTGATTTGCTGCGTCGGACAGGTCAGAGCGAGAGAGCATTGCTGTATTTAAATAAAGTCGTTAGCAGCCCTAAAGCCAGGCAGGAAAAAAGGATTGCTGATTTAGCCCGGGATGCTTGGCAGGAAGTGCGTGCCCAAAGACGTGAAAAAGAGGAAAATGCATAAGCAAGATGCAGCATTTAGCCCTTTAAGTGAAAAATAGTCAAGTGGATGCAGTGAGTGTACAGTTTCAGAGAGTAAAACCTTAAAAACTGAGGAAGGACTGGGAAAGTGTTTTCTGTAAAAATACACTTGACTTTCATAAGGTGATAAAATATAATATGTTTAAATTGATACATGAACATGAGGAAAGGGAAATTAAGTGTACAGAATGTACAGAGAGCCGGCGGGTGGTGTAAGTCGGTCATTTTGACAGTTGATTCCGCCCTGGAGTGGCTAATGATGAATTATGACGGGTGTCGCCCGGTATAGCGATAAGAGTTGGCTATATATGTAGCAATTTGGGTGGCAACGCGGGAATATCTCTCGTCCCTGGTGGGATGAGGGGTTTTTTTATATCTTTTTTTAAGATAACGTGTTTATTTATATTGAAAATGTATAACAGTAGGATGATAATTGTATGGAGGGAATGTAAATGAGAATATTAGTAAGTGATCCGGTTTCAGCACAAGGGGTAGAGCTATTACAAAAAGAATATGAGGTAGATGTTAAGATAAAACTACCCATTGAGGAGTTAATAAAAATTATTCCTCAGTATGATGCTTTAGTAGTACGCAGCGAGACGAAAGTAACTAGAGCGGTTATTGAAGCAGCGGTTAATTTAAAAGTAATTGGCCGTGCTGGAGTAGGCGTTGATAATATTGATGTAGAGGCAGCTACCCAAAAAGGCATAATTGTACTCAATGCACCAGAAGGAAATACGATTGCAGCAACAGAACATACGATGGCAATGATGCTGGCGCTGGCCCGGAATGTTCCCCAAGCTCATGCCAGCTTGAAAAATGGACAGTGGCTGCGCAGCAAGCTGATGGGTGTGGAAATGCGCGGTAAAACATTAGGAATTCTAGGACTGGGGCGTATTGGTTCAGGTGTGGCAAAACGAGCTTTAGCGATGGAAATGAACGTTGTAGCTTATGATCCTTTTATTAACGCAGAGCAGGCCTCAGCTATGGGAATTCAACTGCTGGAACTAGATGAAATTTTCCCGTTGGCTGATTTCATTACGTTGCATTTGCCTTTTACCTCTGAAACGAAATATCTGTTAAATAAAGAGCGTTTTGCTAAAATGAAGCCCAGTGTACGGATTATAAACTGTGCACGAGGCGGCGTCATTCATGAAGGGGATTTGGCAGAGGCTGTTGAACAAGGTATTGTAGCAGGTGCAGCAATTGATGTATTCGAAAAAGAACCCGTCAATCCGGACAATCCGCTATTAAAGCTGGATCAGGTAATCGTGACACCTCATTTAGGAGCTTCTACAGCAGAAGCGCAAGTTGGTGTGGCGGTGGATGTGGCAAAAGGTATTATTGCAGCGCTGAAGGGGGAACCTATCGCTACGGCAGTAAATATGGCACCGATTCAGTCGCATGTGTTAGAGGTTATTCGTCCGTATTTTAACTTGGCAGAAAAAATGGGTTGTTTGGCCATTAATTTGGCCGAAGGACGTATAACAGCAGTTGATGTAGAATATAATGGGGAAATTAGTGAAGTCGATACAAAAATGCTGACCACAGCCATGATTAAAGGTTTGCTAAATTCCATTTTGACAGAGCATATTAATTATGTGAATGCTCCAGGGGTTGCAAAATCCCGCGGTATTAAAATACGCGAAGTAAAAAGTAAAGAAACGGCTAACTTTGCTAATTTGATTACTGTGCGAGTGCATACGGATAAAAAGACCCATGTTGTAGCCGGAACTTTGTTTGGACATGAAGAAGGCCGTATCGTAATGATTGATGGATACCGGGTGGATGTTGAGCCTCAGGGCTGGCTGATTGTGGGACTTCACTTGGATCGTCCGGGAATGATCGGCTATGTTGGTACTATTTTAGGTACTGATGGGATTAATATTAACAGTATGCAGGTTGGCCGTACAGAGGTTACGGGAACCAATATTATGGTGATGAGTGTAGATTCTGACGTACCAGCAGCGACTATGCTTAAAATAAAAGCTGTGGATGGAATCTTGGGAGCAAAAATGATTAACTTTTGTGTAATTTAGGAGGAAAAAGTATGGCTAGTGTAAAACCTTTCCGCGGTCTTAGACCGGCACCCGAATTGGCAGATAAAGTTGTTTCTCTGCCCTATGATGTAATGGACTCTGCTGAGGCAAGAGCCATTACATCCCAAAATGAATTGAGTTTTTTGCGCGTTACGAAATCGGAGGTGGACCTTGCTCCAGATGTGAATCCCTATTCAGAAGAGGTATATCAAAAAGCCAATGAAAATCTTCAGGAGTTTATAAAAAAAGGAATTTTAATCCAGGATGAGAAACCTTGTTTTTATATTTATAAGCAGCAGATGGGAAGCCATACCCAGGTAGGATTAGTGGCAACGGTATCTGTTGTTGAATATAACAATAATATTATAAAGAAGCATG
Proteins encoded in this window:
- the cydD gene encoding thiol reductant ABC exporter subunit CydD; the protein is MVDKRLMNQLKQHRRQFSVLVGLGLGGGVLAVLQADFMAKIINGVFLAQLDWAGVSQWMAALFVVMTMRSIFVWLIEVTAHSLAAYIKKSMRQRILTSLFALGPMYIKRQQTGELINVLVEGVENLEPYFAKFLPQLFTAVTVPLVVLSVAFPLDITTGIILLLTAPLIPVFMILIGRTAEQVNKRQWETLSRLSAHFLDVLQGLTVLKIFGRSIEQIQVIHRMSSEFRDKTLGVLKIAFLSALVLELVATISTALVAVTIGLKLLYYKMEFSQAFFLLLLAPEFYLPLRQLGTHFHAGMAGSAAAERIFGILSLPKSWDVKERTIPLARQQQISIAFENVHYAYDNGERLALNGVSFAIKPGETVALVGASGSGKSTIASLLLAFMHPDKGHITVNDMNLTDIRLEDWLSQVAFVPQSPHLFYKSVADNIRLGRENASLETIMQAAKNAGAHEFIMGLPEGYDTLVGEGGHGLSGGECKRLAIARAFLQDAPFLLLDEATAGLDPQSEAVIDEALSRLMQKRTVLIIAHRLSTVYKAHCIVVLHDGKQAEAGPHEELMKNQGLYSQLVLAFRGEK
- the cydC gene encoding thiol reductant ABC exporter subunit CydC → MSIFLRLLQIMGSSWRTMVMAGLFGFLTVGSNIGLMAASAYLISGAALHPSITELSIAIVGVRFFGIARAIFRYLERYVSHDATFRLLGTVRVWFYTKLEGLAPARLLEWRSGELFSAIVSDVETLKEFYLRVLAPPFIAILVVVGTCLFLAQFNLVFVYVLTGGGIFLGVLLPLAVSRVQKSLAEELVTARMQMKAQLVDSITGIVELAAFGQTHRQAQNIAELDEELAGIQGKVVNQAGMIDALGLFIVNATVWLVLWFAIPLVHSGQLEGIYLAVVALTVQSSFEAVLPLPLAVHFLAESMAAARRLFGIVDRVPAVIEQTEGILTGTDGTLTVKDLSFRYRADGAAVLRNISFTAASGQSVAIVGPSGAGKSTLLYVLLRFWEYEEGSILLGSHELKKYQSQNLRTMFSVVSQQSHMFNASIRDNILLAKPDASEAEFEQVIENSELTELLKSLPQGSDTMVGQNGFALSGGQRQRIAIARALLRNAPILILDEPTVGLDSLTEEAVMGTLAKLMAGRTTILITHRLTGLKHMDTIFVLEAGRIIEQGTQEELLKNEGLFYQLWHLQHDVV
- a CDS encoding DUF2225 domain-containing protein, which gives rise to MIGDGVGDMLEALFSVEKNCPICQETFQVTRVRSRLVMMKQDSDFCSYYKDINPYYYKIWMCPHCGYAAQDNYFEEIQPAAAERIQGFFADRNIKIDLSGTRSREQGIVSHQLAIVCAELASVPASRLAGLHMRLGWLYREAKAVEQEQATLLKAVDYYEHALDNESMPVGPMTELTITYLIGDLLRRTGQSERALLYLNKVVSSPKARQEKRIADLARDAWQEVRAQRREKEENA
- the serA gene encoding phosphoglycerate dehydrogenase, producing MRILVSDPVSAQGVELLQKEYEVDVKIKLPIEELIKIIPQYDALVVRSETKVTRAVIEAAVNLKVIGRAGVGVDNIDVEAATQKGIIVLNAPEGNTIAATEHTMAMMLALARNVPQAHASLKNGQWLRSKLMGVEMRGKTLGILGLGRIGSGVAKRALAMEMNVVAYDPFINAEQASAMGIQLLELDEIFPLADFITLHLPFTSETKYLLNKERFAKMKPSVRIINCARGGVIHEGDLAEAVEQGIVAGAAIDVFEKEPVNPDNPLLKLDQVIVTPHLGASTAEAQVGVAVDVAKGIIAALKGEPIATAVNMAPIQSHVLEVIRPYFNLAEKMGCLAINLAEGRITAVDVEYNGEISEVDTKMLTTAMIKGLLNSILTEHINYVNAPGVAKSRGIKIREVKSKETANFANLITVRVHTDKKTHVVAGTLFGHEEGRIVMIDGYRVDVEPQGWLIVGLHLDRPGMIGYVGTILGTDGININSMQVGRTEVTGTNIMVMSVDSDVPAATMLKIKAVDGILGAKMINFCVI